A DNA window from Novosphingobium sp. RL4 contains the following coding sequences:
- the lpdA gene encoding dihydrolipoyl dehydrogenase encodes MADYDYDVLVIGAGPGGYVAAIRAAQLGLKTACAEGRETLGGTCLNVGCIPSKALLHASEYFEAAKGGAMAAMGIKVTPELDLDTMQGQRKDAVKGLTGGIEFLFKKNKIDWLKGYAQFKDAHSVEVAGKTVTAKNIVIATGSSVTPLPGVEINNAGGVVVDSTGALELASVPKKMVVIGGGVIGLELGSVWRRLGAEVTVVEYLDQLLPGMDGEVRREAGKIFKKQGMVLKLGTKVTGVTVEGKTAKVTVEPAKGGDAEVIEADVVLVSIGRRPNTEGLGLDKIGIELNARAQIETDHDFATKVDGVWAIGDVIPGPMLAHKAEDEGIAVAENIAGLTGIVNHDVIPGVVYTQPEFAGVGLTEEAAKERGAIKVGKFPMLANSRAKTNHEPDGFVKVIADAETDRVLGVWCIASVAGTMIGQAAQAMEFGATSEDIAYTCHAHPTHSEAIKEAAMAVLGKPIHI; translated from the coding sequence ATGGCTGATTACGATTACGACGTCCTTGTCATCGGTGCCGGCCCTGGCGGCTATGTCGCTGCGATCCGCGCCGCACAGCTCGGTCTGAAGACCGCCTGCGCCGAAGGTCGCGAGACGCTGGGCGGTACCTGCCTCAACGTCGGCTGCATCCCCTCCAAGGCCCTGCTCCACGCATCGGAATACTTCGAGGCGGCCAAGGGCGGCGCGATGGCGGCGATGGGCATCAAGGTGACCCCCGAGCTCGACCTCGACACCATGCAGGGCCAGCGCAAGGACGCCGTGAAGGGCCTGACCGGCGGCATCGAATTCCTGTTCAAGAAGAACAAGATCGACTGGCTGAAGGGCTACGCCCAGTTCAAGGACGCGCACAGCGTGGAAGTCGCGGGCAAGACCGTGACCGCCAAGAACATCGTGATCGCCACCGGTTCCTCGGTCACCCCGCTTCCCGGCGTCGAGATCAACAATGCCGGCGGCGTGGTGGTTGATTCCACCGGCGCGCTGGAGCTGGCCTCCGTTCCCAAGAAGATGGTCGTCATCGGCGGCGGCGTGATCGGTCTCGAACTCGGTTCGGTCTGGCGCCGTCTTGGCGCGGAAGTCACCGTCGTCGAATACCTCGACCAGCTCCTGCCCGGCATGGACGGCGAAGTGCGCCGTGAAGCCGGCAAGATCTTCAAGAAGCAGGGCATGGTCCTGAAGCTCGGCACCAAGGTCACCGGCGTGACCGTGGAAGGCAAGACCGCCAAGGTCACTGTCGAACCCGCCAAGGGCGGTGACGCGGAAGTGATCGAGGCCGACGTCGTGCTGGTTTCGATCGGTCGCCGTCCCAACACCGAAGGCCTTGGCCTCGACAAGATCGGCATCGAACTGAACGCACGCGCTCAGATCGAAACCGACCACGACTTCGCCACCAAGGTGGACGGCGTCTGGGCCATCGGCGACGTGATCCCCGGCCCGATGCTCGCGCATAAGGCCGAGGACGAAGGCATTGCCGTGGCCGAGAACATCGCGGGCCTGACCGGCATCGTGAACCATGACGTGATCCCGGGCGTGGTCTACACCCAGCCGGAATTCGCGGGCGTCGGCCTCACCGAGGAAGCCGCCAAGGAACGCGGCGCGATCAAGGTCGGCAAGTTCCCGATGCTCGCCAACTCGCGCGCCAAGACCAACCACGAGCCGGACGGCTTCGTGAAGGTGATCGCCGATGCCGAGACCGACCGCGTGCTCGGCGTGTGGTGCATCGCCTCGGTGGCAGGCACGATGATCGGCCAGGCCGCGCAGGCCATGGAATTCGGCGCGACCTCGGAAGACATCGCCTACACCTGCCACGCGCACCCGACCCATTCGGAAGCGATCAAGGAAGCGGCCATGGCCGTGCTGGGCAAGCCGATCCACATCTGA
- a CDS encoding quinone oxidoreductase family protein — MLTFGDAPEPDVAADMVLIRVELASIEAIDLVKLALYQSGLAEIPPSGIAGSQACGIVIATGAKVTRFRIGDRVVACHGWGSHAELFAAPEASTWPLPQGIDPGFGTAAPFTLAAAQGTLFARGQLQPGEVLLINHITSSLGIVALQLAAETGATVIGISRDPARGARLRELGLHHALYPEQDDVMAACLELTGGKGVDFVFDVSAGERSTQLARLVAPGGRYAAISAAGNGLASIGYGKEGAGGPTIRRFAIAPAGPLGEPDIHDEVTRLLARVSQGGIQLPIEHEFALCEAAEAYEFILSGQPFGHVVMRP, encoded by the coding sequence ATGCTGACTTTTGGCGATGCACCTGAACCGGATGTAGCGGCAGACATGGTGCTTATCCGTGTCGAGCTGGCTTCCATCGAAGCCATCGATCTGGTGAAGCTGGCGCTCTATCAAAGCGGCCTTGCGGAGATCCCCCCTTCGGGCATTGCCGGTAGCCAGGCCTGCGGCATCGTCATCGCCACCGGCGCGAAAGTAACCCGGTTCCGCATCGGCGACCGGGTTGTGGCCTGCCACGGCTGGGGCAGCCATGCCGAACTGTTCGCCGCGCCGGAAGCTTCCACCTGGCCCCTGCCCCAGGGCATCGATCCGGGCTTCGGGACGGCCGCGCCTTTCACGCTGGCCGCCGCGCAGGGGACGCTTTTCGCACGGGGCCAGCTGCAACCCGGCGAAGTCCTGCTCATCAATCACATCACCAGCAGTCTCGGTATCGTCGCGCTGCAACTCGCCGCCGAAACGGGCGCCACCGTCATCGGAATATCCCGAGATCCGGCGCGCGGCGCCAGGCTGAGGGAACTCGGCCTCCATCACGCCCTCTACCCCGAACAGGACGACGTGATGGCCGCATGTCTGGAACTGACCGGTGGCAAGGGCGTCGATTTCGTGTTCGACGTCAGCGCCGGTGAAAGGTCCACGCAGCTTGCCCGTCTCGTTGCACCGGGCGGACGCTACGCCGCGATCTCAGCCGCCGGAAACGGTCTGGCCTCGATCGGATATGGCAAGGAAGGCGCAGGCGGCCCCACGATCAGGCGCTTCGCCATCGCGCCCGCCGGCCCGCTGGGCGAGCCCGATATCCACGACGAAGTCACGCGCCTGCTGGCCCGCGTAAGCCAGGGCGGCATCCAGCTTCCCATCGAGCACGAGTTCGCCTTGTGCGAGGCCGCCGAAGCCTACGAATTCATCCTCAGCGGCCAGCCCTTCGGCCATGTGGTTATGCGGCCCTGA
- a CDS encoding VOC family protein — translation MNLRPFHLAFPVHDLDAARAFWGGVMGCREGRSSASWIDFDFHGHQIVAHHVPDMARGDAGSNPVDGHGVPVPHFGIVLAMEDWQALAARLRDAGMAFGIEPYIRFAGQPGEQATMFFRDPSGNAIEMKAFADLGQLFARN, via the coding sequence ATGAACCTGCGCCCCTTCCACCTCGCCTTTCCCGTCCACGATCTCGACGCCGCCCGGGCATTCTGGGGCGGGGTCATGGGATGCCGGGAAGGACGCAGCAGTGCATCGTGGATCGACTTCGACTTCCATGGCCACCAGATCGTCGCCCATCACGTGCCGGACATGGCGCGCGGCGATGCCGGATCCAATCCGGTCGATGGACACGGCGTGCCGGTGCCGCATTTCGGGATCGTGCTGGCGATGGAGGACTGGCAGGCTCTCGCCGCGCGTCTGCGCGACGCCGGGATGGCGTTCGGCATCGAACCCTATATCCGCTTTGCCGGACAGCCGGGCGAACAGGCCACGATGTTCTTCCGCGATCCTTCCGGCAATGCCATCGAGATGAAGGCTTTCGCCGATCTTGGCCAGCTCTTCGCCCGAAACTGA
- a CDS encoding DUF4403 family protein, with amino-acid sequence MRTGKVRAAGHCAMGATTLALCLALALAGCKRRADEGPPPRATDAIRMEPQASLVTVPIHADVSELARALEREIPRRLWSIDRPDSTCVPSRKVKVAFVKLKTPDIKCRIIGEVTRGPVSFTGKGRDIVLTMPLHAVVRAEDIAGVLKRETATADATARATIRLTLAQDWTPRGTVDIRYSWTEHPHLDFLGQRIDLTEPADRKLAPVIARLETTLPGQLARLELRPQIERAWASAFTSLALNERNPPVWMRITPQELQYGGYELDGHRLVLRLGLKALTETFVGHRPPDPPAAPLPPLRPMTAEAGRLAFFIPVIADYRELEPVLMRALVKRSQRPFAVPHIGPVMATFHKATIYGTTGGRIAVGINFTARGVAERLKAAHGTVWITATPVNAANSRKVDFADFHVGGTTDAVGGDILLALANTPGVSSTLSAALGQNFENDYRDLLGKIARAIDDKREGEFVIRAEVTETHTGTIKASGRGLYLPVRAGGKTSITLRDKP; translated from the coding sequence ATGAGGACAGGAAAGGTCCGTGCGGCGGGCCACTGCGCCATGGGAGCGACGACGCTCGCGCTTTGCCTCGCGCTCGCGCTCGCGGGGTGTAAGCGCCGGGCCGATGAAGGGCCGCCGCCCCGCGCCACCGACGCCATTCGCATGGAACCGCAGGCATCGCTCGTCACCGTCCCCATCCATGCCGACGTAAGCGAACTCGCCCGGGCGCTGGAGCGGGAGATTCCCCGCCGGCTCTGGTCGATCGACAGGCCGGACAGCACTTGCGTTCCGTCAAGGAAGGTCAAGGTGGCTTTCGTCAAGCTCAAGACCCCGGACATCAAGTGCCGCATCATCGGCGAAGTCACGCGCGGTCCGGTAAGCTTCACCGGCAAGGGCCGCGACATCGTGCTGACCATGCCGCTGCACGCCGTCGTCCGCGCCGAGGATATCGCCGGCGTCCTCAAGCGGGAAACCGCAACGGCAGATGCCACGGCCCGCGCCACGATCCGCCTCACGCTCGCGCAGGACTGGACCCCGCGCGGCACGGTGGACATCCGCTATAGCTGGACCGAGCATCCCCATCTCGATTTCCTCGGCCAGCGCATAGACCTCACCGAACCGGCGGACCGCAAGCTCGCCCCGGTGATCGCCCGGCTTGAAACAACTCTCCCCGGGCAGCTTGCCCGCCTGGAACTGAGACCGCAGATCGAAAGGGCCTGGGCCTCCGCCTTCACCTCGCTCGCCCTGAATGAGAGGAACCCGCCTGTCTGGATGCGGATCACGCCGCAGGAATTGCAGTACGGCGGGTACGAACTGGATGGACATCGGCTGGTCCTGCGGCTGGGCCTCAAGGCGCTCACCGAAACCTTCGTTGGCCACCGTCCGCCCGATCCGCCCGCCGCGCCCCTGCCCCCGCTGCGCCCGATGACAGCGGAAGCCGGCCGGCTGGCTTTCTTCATCCCGGTGATCGCCGATTATCGCGAGCTTGAGCCGGTCCTGATGCGCGCGCTCGTCAAGCGGTCGCAGCGGCCGTTCGCGGTTCCGCACATCGGCCCGGTAATGGCCACCTTCCACAAGGCGACCATCTACGGAACCACCGGCGGCAGAATCGCGGTAGGTATAAACTTCACGGCCCGCGGCGTAGCCGAACGGTTGAAGGCGGCACATGGAACGGTCTGGATCACCGCAACCCCGGTAAATGCCGCTAATTCGCGCAAGGTGGACTTCGCCGATTTCCATGTCGGCGGCACGACGGACGCGGTGGGCGGCGATATCCTGCTGGCCCTTGCCAATACGCCCGGCGTGTCCAGCACGCTCTCCGCGGCGCTCGGGCAGAATTTCGAGAACGACTACCGGGACCTCCTCGGCAAGATCGCGCGCGCCATCGACGACAAGCGGGAAGGCGAATTCGTGATCCGGGCCGAAGTCACCGAAACGCACACAGGGACCATCAAGGCCAGCGGACGCGGGCTCTACCTGCCGGTTCGCGCCGGTGGAAAAACGTCGATCACACTGAGAGATAAGCCATAA
- a CDS encoding TorF family putative porin → MTRYAFPAALVAAAIVFPAHSQAQSAAASVSLEATSDLRARGLSWSGGRAAMAVDASLPLSSDVSIDLGAASLRDSARHGDADIGLTLSPELTLYSGGGWTLSAAATGHVFVGASGLSYGELGTRLSRTIGPARLDLGASFAPSQKAIGGSDLYLEANAAVGIPGTALTVYGGGGYSTGSTRNSALAAMRVQRLRPDGSYWDHYLGVEQQMDRLALGLRYTGTSIGDDLAPGRYRDRHTGSRIAAYLRFTP, encoded by the coding sequence ATGACCAGATACGCTTTCCCGGCGGCCCTCGTGGCCGCCGCAATCGTCTTTCCCGCCCACAGCCAGGCCCAGTCCGCCGCCGCCAGCGTCTCGCTGGAGGCCACCAGCGACTTGCGCGCACGCGGGCTGAGCTGGAGCGGCGGCCGCGCGGCCATGGCGGTGGATGCCAGCCTGCCCTTGTCCTCCGATGTCTCGATCGATCTCGGCGCCGCCAGCCTGCGGGACAGCGCAAGACACGGCGACGCCGACATAGGCCTCACCCTGTCTCCGGAATTGACGCTCTACTCCGGCGGCGGATGGACGCTTTCCGCGGCAGCCACCGGCCATGTCTTCGTCGGCGCCTCGGGCCTGAGCTACGGCGAACTCGGCACGCGCCTCTCCCGCACGATCGGCCCCGCCCGTCTCGACCTCGGCGCCAGCTTCGCGCCTTCGCAGAAGGCGATCGGCGGCAGCGATCTCTACCTTGAAGCCAATGCTGCCGTCGGCATTCCCGGCACCGCGCTCACCGTCTATGGTGGGGGCGGCTACAGCACCGGCTCCACCCGGAATTCCGCTCTTGCCGCCATGCGCGTCCAGCGCCTGCGCCCGGACGGCAGTTACTGGGACCATTATCTCGGCGTCGAACAGCAGATGGACCGGCTCGCGCTGGGCCTGCGATATACCGGGACATCGATCGGGGACGACCTGGCCCCCGGCCGCTATCGCGACCGCCACACAGGCTCCAGGATTGCGGCTTACCTGCGTTTCACACCGTGA
- a CDS encoding 2-oxoglutarate dehydrogenase E1 component, producing the protein MGDESFDFTPDDALDGPQAGPSWQRKNWPLVGAEFEDDLTQGLDPSALKVQIEKAAAKGGQKVDQSRIDEAAADAIRAMMLIRTYRVRGHLAADLDPLGLNQRQLPADLTPEYHGFVGAAQDRPVYVGGALGLEWTTVREIVQILRANYCGKVGLEYMHIADVEERRFLQERMEGANKEIEFTAEGKKAILQAVVRGEQYEKFLGKKYVGTKRFGLDGGEAMIPALEAVIKYGGALGVKEIVYGMAHRGRLNVLANVLAKPYKVIFHEFSGGTANPEDVGGSGDVKYHLGTSADREFDGIKVHMSLMPNPSHLETVDPVVLGKVRAYQTIADDIGDDIGPGAKHKQVLPVLIHGDAAFAGQGIIWECFGLSGVKGYNTGGCIHFIINNQIGFTTSPQFARNSPYPSDVAKGVQAPILHVNGDDPAAVTFACKLAIDYRQTFGRDIVIDMWCYRRFGHNEGDEPGFTQPLMYQKIRQHPPVSQIYGDRLKQDGVIDDTFLAKTEADFTAHLEEQFEAAKTYKANQADWFSGQWSGFHKPADPETARRNVDTTIETKLFDSLGRTLTTVPEGLTVHKTLARVLAAKEEMFKSGDGFDWATAEALAFGSLVTEGYNVRLSGQDCERGTFSQRHSVWVDQKDEHKYTPLTTLPHGRFEVLNSTLSEYGVLGFEYGFASADPKTLVLWEAQFGDFANGAQIIIDQYVASAESKWLRANGLVMLLPHGYEGQGPEHSSARLERYLQLCAQDNIQVCNITTPANYFHVLRRQMHRPFRKPLIIMTPKSLLRHPLAKSQASEFTTGTFSRILSDPRASEDAATKKVILCSGKVFYDLLEARDAAEIDDTQIIRIEQLYPFPGEPLAKRLARMPNLEEVVWCQEEPQNNGSWFFVESQIEAAAKEAGVAQPRPRYAGRNASASPATGLAKRHVAEQAALVADALHLSVRSELRRKQKA; encoded by the coding sequence ATGGGCGACGAAAGTTTCGACTTCACCCCCGATGATGCCCTCGACGGCCCGCAGGCCGGCCCGAGCTGGCAGCGCAAGAACTGGCCGCTCGTAGGAGCGGAATTCGAGGACGACCTGACCCAGGGCCTCGACCCCAGCGCGCTCAAGGTCCAGATCGAGAAGGCAGCGGCAAAGGGCGGCCAGAAGGTCGACCAGTCCCGCATAGACGAAGCCGCGGCCGACGCAATCCGCGCCATGATGCTGATCCGCACATATCGCGTGCGCGGTCACCTGGCAGCCGATCTCGACCCGCTCGGCCTCAACCAGCGCCAGCTTCCCGCTGACCTCACGCCCGAATACCACGGCTTCGTAGGCGCCGCGCAGGACCGTCCGGTCTACGTCGGCGGCGCGCTCGGCCTCGAATGGACGACCGTTCGCGAGATCGTGCAGATCCTGCGCGCGAACTATTGCGGCAAGGTCGGCCTCGAATACATGCACATCGCCGATGTCGAGGAACGCCGTTTCCTCCAGGAGCGGATGGAAGGCGCGAACAAGGAAATCGAGTTCACCGCCGAAGGCAAGAAGGCAATCCTTCAGGCCGTCGTCCGCGGCGAGCAGTACGAGAAGTTCCTCGGCAAGAAGTACGTCGGCACCAAGCGCTTCGGCCTTGACGGCGGCGAAGCCATGATCCCGGCGCTCGAAGCCGTGATCAAGTACGGCGGCGCGCTGGGCGTGAAGGAAATCGTGTACGGCATGGCCCACCGCGGCCGCCTGAACGTTCTCGCCAACGTGCTTGCCAAGCCCTACAAGGTCATCTTCCACGAATTCTCGGGCGGCACCGCCAACCCGGAAGACGTGGGCGGCTCGGGCGACGTGAAGTACCACCTCGGCACTTCGGCCGACCGTGAGTTCGACGGCATCAAGGTCCACATGAGCCTGATGCCCAACCCGTCGCACCTCGAAACGGTCGACCCGGTCGTGCTGGGCAAGGTCCGCGCCTACCAGACCATCGCCGACGACATCGGCGACGACATCGGCCCCGGCGCCAAGCACAAGCAGGTGCTGCCGGTCCTGATCCACGGTGACGCGGCCTTCGCCGGCCAGGGCATCATCTGGGAGTGCTTCGGCCTCTCGGGCGTGAAGGGCTACAACACCGGCGGTTGCATCCACTTCATCATCAACAACCAGATCGGCTTCACGACGAGCCCGCAGTTCGCGCGCAACTCGCCGTACCCGTCCGACGTGGCGAAGGGCGTCCAGGCCCCGATCCTGCACGTCAACGGCGACGATCCGGCTGCGGTGACGTTCGCGTGCAAGCTGGCGATCGACTATCGCCAGACCTTCGGCCGCGACATCGTGATCGACATGTGGTGCTATCGCCGCTTCGGCCACAACGAAGGCGACGAGCCCGGCTTCACGCAGCCGCTGATGTACCAGAAGATCCGCCAGCATCCGCCGGTCAGCCAGATCTATGGCGACCGTCTGAAGCAGGACGGCGTCATCGACGACACCTTCCTGGCGAAGACCGAAGCGGACTTCACCGCGCATCTCGAAGAGCAGTTCGAGGCGGCCAAGACCTACAAGGCCAACCAGGCCGACTGGTTCTCCGGCCAGTGGAGCGGCTTCCACAAGCCTGCCGATCCCGAAACCGCGCGCCGCAACGTCGACACCACGATCGAGACCAAGCTGTTCGACAGCCTCGGCCGTACCCTGACCACCGTTCCCGAAGGCCTGACCGTCCACAAGACGCTGGCCCGCGTGCTGGCGGCCAAGGAAGAGATGTTCAAGTCGGGCGACGGCTTCGACTGGGCCACGGCGGAAGCTCTCGCTTTCGGCAGCCTCGTCACCGAAGGCTACAACGTGCGCCTGTCCGGCCAGGACTGCGAACGCGGCACCTTCTCGCAGCGTCACTCCGTCTGGGTCGACCAGAAGGACGAGCACAAGTACACGCCGCTCACCACCCTGCCCCACGGCCGCTTCGAGGTCCTGAACTCGACGCTTTCGGAATATGGCGTGCTCGGCTTCGAGTACGGCTTCGCCAGCGCCGACCCGAAGACGCTGGTGCTCTGGGAAGCCCAGTTCGGTGACTTCGCCAACGGTGCGCAGATCATCATCGACCAGTACGTCGCCTCGGCGGAGTCCAAGTGGCTGCGCGCCAACGGCCTCGTCATGCTGCTGCCCCACGGCTACGAAGGCCAGGGTCCGGAGCACTCGTCGGCCCGTCTGGAACGTTACCTGCAGCTCTGCGCACAGGACAACATCCAGGTCTGCAACATCACGACGCCCGCGAACTACTTCCACGTTCTGCGCCGTCAGATGCACCGTCCGTTCCGCAAGCCGCTGATCATCATGACCCCGAAGTCGCTGCTTCGCCACCCGCTGGCAAAGTCGCAGGCCTCGGAGTTCACCACCGGCACCTTCTCGCGCATCCTCTCCGACCCCAGGGCTTCGGAAGATGCGGCCACCAAGAAGGTCATCCTGTGCTCGGGCAAGGTCTTCTACGACCTGCTCGAAGCCCGCGATGCCGCCGAGATCGACGACACCCAGATCATCCGCATCGAGCAGCTCTATCCCTTCCCGGGCGAGCCGCTGGCAAAGCGCCTGGCGCGCATGCCGAACCTCGAAGAGGTCGTCTGGTGCCAGGAAGAACCGCAGAACAACGGTTCCTGGTTCTTCGTCGAATCGCAGATCGAGGCTGCCGCCAAGGAAGCCGGCGTCGCCCAGCCGCGTCCGCGCTATGCCGGTCGCAATGCCTCGGCCTCGCCTGCCACCGGTCTCGCCAAGCGCCACGTTGCCGAACAGGCTGCGCTGGTCGCCGATGCGCTGCATCTTTCCGTTCGTTCCGAACTCCGTCGCAAGCAGAAGGCTTGA
- the odhB gene encoding 2-oxoglutarate dehydrogenase complex dihydrolipoyllysine-residue succinyltransferase: protein MTTEVKVPVLGESVAEATIGQWLKQPGEAVAADEPIASLETDKVAIDVMAPHAGVMGQQIAKEGDTVVVGALIATIEEGTGAAAAPKAAAAPAAAAPAPAPAAAAVAPAAAAAADEGSAGSSVLSPAVRRAILEHGIDPATIKGTGKDGRITKDDVLEAAKNKPASAPVAASAAAAPAARNEERVKMTRLRQTIAKRLKSAQDNAALLTTFNDVDMSAVIEAREKYKDVFQKKHGIKLGFMSFFAKASVLALKDIPAVNAQIDGDQIVYHDYVDISIAVSAPNGLVVPVVKDCDKLGFAGIEKAIANFGKKAKEGTLTMADMAGGTFTISNGGVFGGLMSTPIINPPQSAVLGLHRIEDRPVVRNGEIVIRPMMYIALSYDHRLIDGREAVTALKTIKEAIEDPTRLLIDL, encoded by the coding sequence ATGACCACCGAAGTCAAGGTCCCCGTCCTCGGGGAATCCGTCGCCGAAGCCACCATCGGCCAGTGGCTGAAGCAGCCCGGCGAAGCCGTTGCCGCTGACGAGCCCATTGCCAGCCTCGAGACCGACAAGGTCGCGATCGACGTCATGGCGCCCCACGCGGGCGTCATGGGCCAGCAGATCGCCAAGGAAGGCGACACCGTCGTCGTCGGCGCGCTGATCGCCACGATCGAGGAAGGCACCGGCGCCGCCGCCGCTCCCAAGGCTGCCGCAGCACCGGCCGCCGCCGCTCCGGCTCCGGCCCCCGCGGCTGCCGCCGTCGCCCCGGCCGCGGCTGCTGCCGCCGACGAAGGTTCGGCCGGTTCCTCGGTCCTGTCGCCGGCCGTCCGCCGCGCGATCCTGGAACACGGCATCGACCCGGCCACCATCAAGGGCACCGGCAAGGACGGCCGCATCACCAAGGACGACGTCCTTGAAGCCGCCAAGAACAAGCCCGCCTCGGCGCCTGTCGCCGCTTCGGCCGCCGCCGCTCCGGCTGCGCGCAACGAAGAACGCGTCAAGATGACGCGCCTGCGCCAGACCATCGCCAAGCGCCTGAAGTCCGCGCAGGACAACGCCGCGCTTCTCACCACCTTCAACGACGTCGACATGTCGGCCGTCATCGAGGCGCGCGAGAAGTACAAGGACGTGTTCCAGAAGAAGCACGGCATCAAGCTCGGCTTCATGTCGTTCTTCGCCAAGGCTTCGGTCCTGGCGCTGAAGGACATCCCGGCGGTCAACGCCCAGATCGACGGCGACCAGATCGTCTATCACGACTACGTCGACATCTCGATCGCCGTCTCGGCCCCGAACGGCCTCGTCGTTCCGGTCGTGAAGGACTGCGACAAGCTCGGCTTCGCCGGCATCGAGAAGGCGATCGCGAACTTCGGCAAGAAGGCCAAGGAAGGCACGCTGACCATGGCCGACATGGCCGGCGGCACCTTCACGATCTCCAACGGCGGCGTGTTCGGCGGCCTGATGTCGACCCCGATCATCAACCCTCCGCAGTCGGCCGTGCTCGGCCTGCACCGCATCGAGGATCGCCCGGTCGTCCGTAACGGCGAGATCGTGATCCGCCCGATGATGTACATCGCGCTGTCCTACGATCACCGCCTGATCGACGGCCGTGAAGCGGTCACCGCGCTCAAGACGATCAAGGAAGCGATCGAGGATCCCACCCGTCTCCTCATCGACCTCTGA
- a CDS encoding dipeptidyl-peptidase 3 family protein: MPKFLLASALLAATSLVSAPALAAEPAYDLAVQKAKLATIPMEVDTKFLSAEERDVVNLLIKASDLMSEVYLRQRYAENPQVRRAVSMNRRADRDLLVEMFDRNFGPWDELADLHPFWGTTPMPEGAGFYPEDLTRADFEAYLAAHPDQKAALTSPYTVVRRDGAKLVAVPYSVAYKAWLEPAAGLLDQAAARTSNASLKKFLSLRAKAFRTDDYYESELAWMDLKDTPIEVAIGPYEVYTDRLMGAKTSFESFVTLKDPVESAALAKYKDYLRDMEANLPIEDAYKNFQRGFESPIAVAEQIRGGGDNVPGPQTVAFNLPNDERVREAKGAKKVILSNVLGAKFERILKPMGALVLVPSQAGLVDRKYMQLETLFHELSHSLGPGTIVVNGQTTTVDKALKEQNSAIEEAKADVAGVWDILLMMKKGEIPASERPQLFATYVAGIFRAVRFGAVEAHGKGAALQYGYLRDKGAFTYDAAARRYAFDDAKMEAGLRDLLHDMLMLQAKGDYEGTKVFMARWAKLDPEAEAVIASMASLPVDIRPVYPEGI; encoded by the coding sequence ATGCCCAAGTTCCTCCTCGCCTCCGCGCTGCTCGCCGCGACCAGCCTCGTTTCCGCTCCGGCCCTTGCGGCGGAACCGGCCTACGATCTCGCCGTGCAGAAGGCGAAGCTGGCGACGATCCCGATGGAGGTGGACACGAAGTTCCTCTCGGCCGAGGAGCGGGACGTGGTGAACCTCCTCATCAAGGCTTCCGACCTGATGAGCGAGGTCTACTTGCGGCAGCGCTACGCGGAGAACCCGCAAGTGCGCCGCGCGGTCTCGATGAACCGCCGCGCCGACCGCGACCTGTTGGTCGAGATGTTCGACCGTAATTTCGGGCCCTGGGACGAACTGGCCGACCTGCACCCGTTCTGGGGCACCACGCCGATGCCGGAAGGTGCGGGCTTCTATCCCGAAGATCTTACGCGCGCCGATTTCGAGGCTTACCTTGCCGCGCACCCGGACCAGAAGGCGGCGCTGACCAGCCCTTACACGGTCGTCCGCAGGGACGGCGCGAAGCTGGTCGCGGTGCCTTATTCGGTCGCCTACAAGGCGTGGCTGGAACCGGCGGCCGGCCTGCTCGATCAGGCGGCGGCGCGGACGAGCAACGCCAGCCTGAAGAAATTCCTTTCGCTGCGGGCCAAGGCCTTCCGCACGGACGACTACTACGAGAGCGAACTGGCATGGATGGACCTGAAGGACACGCCCATCGAAGTCGCCATCGGGCCCTATGAGGTCTACACCGATCGTCTGATGGGCGCTAAAACGTCGTTCGAGAGCTTCGTGACGCTCAAGGACCCGGTGGAATCCGCTGCGCTTGCCAAGTACAAGGACTACTTGCGCGACATGGAAGCGAACCTTCCGATCGAGGATGCCTACAAGAACTTCCAGCGCGGGTTCGAAAGTCCGATTGCCGTGGCCGAACAGATTCGCGGCGGCGGCGACAATGTGCCGGGGCCGCAGACGGTCGCTTTCAACCTTCCCAATGACGAGCGCGTGCGCGAGGCCAAGGGCGCCAAGAAGGTGATCCTGTCGAATGTGCTGGGCGCAAAGTTCGAGCGTATCCTGAAGCCCATGGGCGCACTGGTGCTGGTGCCGTCGCAGGCGGGTCTGGTCGATCGCAAGTACATGCAGCTCGAAACGCTGTTCCATGAACTCTCGCACAGCCTCGGGCCGGGCACGATCGTCGTGAACGGTCAGACCACCACCGTGGACAAGGCGCTGAAGGAGCAGAACTCGGCAATCGAGGAAGCCAAGGCCGATGTCGCCGGGGTCTGGGACATCCTGTTGATGATGAAGAAGGGCGAGATTCCGGCATCCGAGCGTCCCCAGCTTTTCGCCACTTATGTCGCGGGCATCTTCCGCGCGGTGCGCTTCGGCGCGGTGGAGGCGCATGGCAAGGGCGCCGCGCTCCAATATGGGTACCTGCGCGACAAGGGCGCCTTCACTTACGACGCAGCGGCGCGGCGCTATGCTTTCGACGATGCGAAGATGGAGGCAGGGCTGCGCGACCTGCTGCACGACATGCTGATGCTTCAGGCCAAGGGCGACTACGAAGGCACGAAGGTCTTCATGGCGCGCTGGGCGAAGCTGGATCCCGAGGCGGAAGCCGTGATCGCGAGCATGGCGAGCCTGCCGGTCGATATCCGGCCGGTCTATCCCGAAGGCATCTGA